The Chiloscyllium plagiosum isolate BGI_BamShark_2017 chromosome 8, ASM401019v2, whole genome shotgun sequence genome includes a window with the following:
- the crb3a gene encoding protein crumbs homolog 3a isoform X1 has product MQRLQKPWSLSSLALVNAAQVENATSPDSTEAPRSDVPIAAIVAPSVIGGVLIIIIILAVLFIKLKGKRRDEGTYNPSQQEQIGARTQVNHGLKLPPEERLI; this is encoded by the exons ATGCAGAGGCTGCAGAAACCTTGGAGCCTCTCCTCGCTGGCACTTGTTAATGCTGCACAAGTTG AAAATGCAACAAGCCCAGATTCTACAGAGGCACCAAGATCAGACGTACCA ATCGCTGCCATTGTGGCTCCCAGTGTTATCGGTGGTGTGctgatcatcatcatcatcctcgCTGTGCTCTTCATAAAGCTGAAAGGAAAGCGGAGGGATGAGGGGACATATAACCCTAGTCAGCAGGAGCAGATTGGGGCACGAACACAAGTCAACCACGGCCTGAAACTGCCTCCAGAGGAAAGGCTTATCTAA
- the crb3a gene encoding protein crumbs homolog 3a isoform X2, translated as MLRFTVSWKDFQENATSPDSTEAPRSDVPIAAIVAPSVIGGVLIIIIILAVLFIKLKGKRRDEGTYNPSQQEQIGARTQVNHGLKLPPEERLI; from the exons ATGTTAAGGTTTACTGTAAGCTGGAAGGATTTTCAAG AAAATGCAACAAGCCCAGATTCTACAGAGGCACCAAGATCAGACGTACCA ATCGCTGCCATTGTGGCTCCCAGTGTTATCGGTGGTGTGctgatcatcatcatcatcctcgCTGTGCTCTTCATAAAGCTGAAAGGAAAGCGGAGGGATGAGGGGACATATAACCCTAGTCAGCAGGAGCAGATTGGGGCACGAACACAAGTCAACCACGGCCTGAAACTGCCTCCAGAGGAAAGGCTTATCTAA